One part of the Lycium ferocissimum isolate CSIRO_LF1 chromosome 8, AGI_CSIRO_Lferr_CH_V1, whole genome shotgun sequence genome encodes these proteins:
- the LOC132067814 gene encoding protein BIG GRAIN 1-like E — translation MSITGIHPESTTEKMSKKIIQWRKNSGEIDVFEAAKYFSGANEEYYSGYNNKQSLRGGRKSFDMPMMRNSSSLLPSQTTYHHHIMDQKPTIIKKDQKKYKQPSSPGGRLASFLNSLFNQTSSKKKKSSQSLKDEDDQSPSGRRKRRSSISHFSFRSSSNIITTTNTNTTNSSSSDSKSSLNSGFRTPPPYAPTPTKSYKDFKSFGLGKQQHEVYGDKKNATDNSWLDEKLKLSKNNGVYYSDKYKNTSNGLLLSEKTKTYNRVVVDDDDGDSDSSSDLFDLPNIDLDYYSSSGLPVYETTHMDNIKRGAPISTGAI, via the coding sequence ATGTCCATCACTGGAATACATCCTGAGAGTACTACAGAAAAAATGTCCAAGAAAATTATCCAATGGAGGAAAAATTCAGGAGAGATTGATGTTTTTGAGGCTGCAAAATATTTCTCAGGTGCAAATGAAGAATATTATTCTggttacaacaacaaacaaagtTTGAGAGGTGGAAGAAAGAGTTTTGACATGCCCATGATGAGAAATTCTTCATCACTTCTTCCTTCACAAActacttatcatcatcatattatgGATCAAAAACCAACAATTATTAAAAAGGATCAAAAGAAGTACAAGCAACCAAGTTCTCCAGGAGGAAGACTTGctagtttcttgaattcccTCTTCAACCAAACATCatccaagaaaaagaaatcatcGCAATCTTTGAAAGATGAAGATGATCAAAGCCCaagtggaagaagaaaaagaagaagtagcATTAGTCACTTTAGCTTTAGAAGCTCAAGCaatattattactactactaatactaatactactaatagtagtagtagtgaTTCAAAGTCATCATTAAATTCTGGTTTTAGAACACCACCCCCTTATGCTCCTACTCCTACAAAATCCTACAAAGATTTCAAGAGCTTTGGATTAGGGAAGCAACAACATGAAGTATATGGTGACAAGAAAAATGCTACTGATAATTCTTGGTTGGATGAGAAGTTAAAGTTGAGCAAAAATAATGGAGTTTATTATTCAGACAAGTACAAAAACACAAGCAATGGATTATTATTATCAGAGAAAACTAAGACATATAAcagggttgttgttgatgatgatgatggagaTAGTGATTCAAGCTCTGATTTGTTTGATTTACCGAATATTGACTTGGATTACTATTCATCAAGTGGTTTGCCAGTTTATGAGACTACACATATGGATAACATCAAAAGGGGTGCACCAATTTCCACCGGAGCAATCTGA